The genomic window TGTTGACTTACAGATTATTATATTCATGGAATGTGTCAAAAAAATGTTACGAACTTCTTCAATGTCATCTGCCTATGGTTTCATTTTTATCGTTAAACCATCATGGTCTGGTTTTGACTTACAGATTCAATATAATTTTGTGGTATATGGAAGAACAACACATCAATGCAACGAAAATACATAGCCATTAGCATACTCTTTTTCCTTACTGTTTTGACATGGTTTCTCTGGTGATCTATGTGCACAGTTTGATCCAGTAAAGCCGAGGAAACTTGGGCCCGAAGAAGATTGTCTCCGTAACTGCTGGCAATTCCTCCAGTATAAGGTTTCCTACTTTCATGCCCTTGCTGCTTGTTTACTATCTGTATATATATTTTCCTAGATGGAAACCTTGCAGAATTGTTAACACATCCACATTTCAGTAAGGTATAATGATCTTGAATAAAACATTTAGCCGGTAGATATTGAGCTATGCGATTGGAGTGTCTCTTTTCAGTATTTCTCTCAACAATGTCATTCGGATTTATGATACTGCTTGGTAACATTGTAGCTTCATTTTTACATGACCAGACTACCTTCTGTTTGCAATATCCAGCCAAACTATGATGTATATCTTCAGTAGTAAAAATCATGGGTCTGTTCTGTGTCATCTTAAGAGTGATCTATGTGCACAGTTTTATCCAGTTCGATGGATATAGCTTCAGCTCTTTATGTTCCTGCACCACTCTTCTTTAGTCATTTCTCACATATTTTTACTATTTCAGGCCACACAATGACTATTATAGATTTCATAGAGCTGAGTGATGATGATATTATCGACTTGAGCAGCGATGAGGAGACTGTTCAAGAGGTTCAGATTGCAACTCAACACCGGGCGACGTCGCTTGATAGGCAGGGTATGTTTTTCCTAGCTGGTGAAGGAAACCAAGGGGTGCAGGCCGTATTTGTTGCAGCTGGTGAAGGAAGTCAAGATGTCCAGGCCGTGTTTGTTGCAGCCAGTGAAGGAAGTCAAGATGTGCAGACTGTGTTTGTTGCAGCTAGTGAAGGAAGGCAAGAGGCTGCTGAGCTCGGACATGCTTTGGACGCTACAGCATTGTCCATGGTTATGGAGAAAGCACCTCTTGTTGCTGCTAGTGAAGGAAGGCAGGAGGCTGCTGAGTCTGGACATGCCTTGGAAGCTACCACGGTGTCCTTGGTTACAGAAACACCACCTCTAGGTACGGCTAAATCACCGTACTGTCATCGCTCTCCAATATCCGCGCCATTCCCCAGTAAATTCCTCTCTACCCCTTTGTCATTACAGTTGTGTGTTTATCATGCAAAAGATCCATATCAAGCAAACACTGCAACAAATTTCTAGTATTTGAAAAGTTTAGCAGTGGCCTTCCTGAAAAAAATGCTAACATTGACCTGCTGCAGGCCCGACTTCCACCACTCCGAAAGCTCAGACTTCTGAAGGTGGCGACGCAAAGTCAGTGAGAGTGAAGAGGAAATATCGTAAGGGGAACTACCATACCGACACTCCTAGGAGAAGTCCTAGGCTTATACAGATGGGTGAATGTTGTACCAGTCCTGTGGAAGAGCTAGCAGCCGACCACAAGAGGTCTCACACGCTCGGGCCAGCAGAAGAATCAGCTGC from Triticum aestivum cultivar Chinese Spring chromosome 3B, IWGSC CS RefSeq v2.1, whole genome shotgun sequence includes these protein-coding regions:
- the LOC123064389 gene encoding uncharacterized protein isoform X3; the encoded protein is MTIIDFIELSDDDIIDLSSDEETVQEVQIATQHRATSLDRQGMFFLAGEGNQGVQAVFVAAGEGSQDVQAVFVAASEGSQDVQTVFVAASEGRQEAAELGHALDATALSMVMEKAPLVAASEGRQEAAESGHALEATTVSLVTETPPLGTAKSPYCHRSPISAPFPSPTSTTPKAQTSEGGDAKSVRVKRKYRKGNYHTDTPRRSPRLIQMGECCTSPVEELAADHKRSHTLGPAEESAAFINSAETVVLALPHAGSTNCLRSPTSVTFLGLISTSPKAVTSEGGDAKLLRAKAKHPERNYHILSLVREKSPLGLTSSSPKALSSEGGDAKLVSGKVKRHRKNYRPCKLTLID
- the LOC123064389 gene encoding uncharacterized protein isoform X2; amino-acid sequence: MTIIDFIELSDDDIIDLSSDEETVQEVQIATQHRATSLDRQGMFFLAGEGNQGVQAVFVAAGEGSQDVQAVFVAASEGSQDVQTVFVAASEGRQEAAELGHALDATALSMVMEKAPLVAASEGRQEAAESGHALEATTVSLVTETPPLGPTSTTPKAQTSEGGDAKSVRVKRKYRKGNYHTDTPRRSPRLIQMGECCTSPVEELAADHKRSHTLGPAEESAAFINSAETVVLALPHAGSTNCLRSPTSVTFLGLISTSPKAVTSEGGDAKLLRAKAKHPERNYHILSLVREKSPLGTVVLALQHAESPNCPRPPTSAPFLSLQLCFFIMQTIHINATLVITVVFFIMQTIHINASVATNS
- the LOC123064389 gene encoding uncharacterized protein isoform X1, whose protein sequence is MTIIDFIELSDDDIIDLSSDEETVQEVQIATQHRATSLDRQGMFFLAGEGNQGVQAVFVAAGEGSQDVQAVFVAASEGSQDVQTVFVAASEGRQEAAELGHALDATALSMVMEKAPLVAASEGRQEAAESGHALEATTVSLVTETPPLGTAKSPYCHRSPISAPFPSPTSTTPKAQTSEGGDAKSVRVKRKYRKGNYHTDTPRRSPRLIQMGECCTSPVEELAADHKRSHTLGPAEESAAFINSAETVVLALPHAGSTNCLRSPTSVTFLGLISTSPKAVTSEGGDAKLLRAKAKHPERNYHILSLVREKSPLGTVVLALQHAESPNCPRPPTSAPFLSLQLCFFIMQTIHINATLVITVVFFIMQTIHINASVATNS